From the Lolium rigidum isolate FL_2022 chromosome 2, APGP_CSIRO_Lrig_0.1, whole genome shotgun sequence genome, one window contains:
- the LOC124687603 gene encoding uncharacterized protein LOC124687603, translating into MDPPTAQSMSATEDFQDKSLDGCCSCCYDCCSSILDWICCV; encoded by the exons ATGGATCCCCCGACCGCCCAGTCCATGTCCGCGACCGAAGACTTCCAGGACAAGAGCCTGGATGGATG CTGTTCCTGCTGCTACGACTGCTGCTCCAGCATCCTGGACTGGATCTGCTGTGTTTGA
- the LOC124690269 gene encoding putative protein phosphatase 2C 23 → MEWASCYLPDHDEDAHFGHDEAGVLGVADGVGSYRNRGVDAAAFSRGLMTSAFMHVLAIEPGTAVCPYTLLERAYDETVASAASGASTAVILSLAGATLKWAYIGDSAFAVLRGGNIVHRSRAQQSHFNCPFQISAGGKGDSVAKADVGEMPVRDGDVVVAGTDGLFDNVFDVELERVVLMGTAQGYSPKNMADVIAGIAYEMSRSRTKVSPFSTEYQKQAAGVGFRGGKPDDITVVVAFVRDLS, encoded by the coding sequence ATGGAGTGGGCTTCCTGCTATCTACCGGACCACGACGAAGACGCGCACTTCGGGCACGACGAGGCCGGCGTCCTCGGCGTGGCGGACGGCGTGGGATCGTACCGCAATCGCGGCGTGGACGCAGCAGCGTTCTCGCGCGGGCTAATgacgagcgccttcatgcacgTCCTGGCGATCGAGCCTGGCACGGCCGTCTGCCCATACACGCTGCTGGAGCGGGCGTACGACGAGACCGTCGCGTCCGCCGCGTCCGGGGCATCCACGGCCGTCATCCTCTCGCTCGCCGGCGCCACGCTCAAGTGGGCGTACATCGGCGACAGCGCCTTCGCCGTGCTCCGGGGCGGCAACATCGTGCACCGTTCGCGGGCACAGCAAAGCCACTTCAACTGCCCGTTCCAGATCAGTGCCGGCGGGAAGGGTGACAGCGTCGCGAAAGCGGACGTCGGCGAGATGCCCGTGAGGGACGGAGACGTCGTGGTGGCCGGGACGGACGGGCTGTTCGACAACGTCTTCGACGTGGAGCTGGAGCGGGTAGTTCTGATGGGCACGGCGCAGGGATACTCGCCCAAGAACATGGCGGACGTCATCGCGGGCATCGCGTACGAGATGTCGCGGAGCCGAACGAAAGTCTCGCCGTTCAGCACTGAGTACCAGAAGCAGGCCGCCGGGGTCGGGTTCCGCGGCGGGAAGCCGGATGACATCACCGTTGTCGTAGCCTTCGTTCGGGATTTGTCGTGA
- the LOC124690270 gene encoding putative protein phosphatase 2C 24, with protein sequence MEKLEQIKQTLSEIDDRTPDALRVASGLGYRVSPAPAPGEEDRVASFADSVLPPPPPVSEDADANDPGELHEEVPLDSTSDDDAAKVLRMEWASCYLPDHDEDAHFGHGDAGVVGVADGVGGYRELGEDAAAFSRGLMTSALMHVLAIDPGTPVCPYTLLERAYDETVASAASGASTAVILSLAGATLKWAYIGDSAFAVLRGGNIVHRSREQKTYFDNCPFQLSSPGQGDSITEADVGEMPVRDGDVVVAGTDGLFDNVFDAELERLVRMGTAQGYSPKNMADVIAGIAYEVSRSPTKDSPISTEYQKKAAGVEFHGGKPDDITVVVAFIRDLS encoded by the coding sequence ATGGAGAAGCTGGAGCAGATCAAGCAAACCCTGAGCGAGATCGACGACCGAACCCCCGACGCCCTCCGCGTCGCTTCCGGACTCGGCTACCGCGTCTCACCCGCGCCAGCACCAGGAGAGGAAGACCGCGTCGCTAGCTTCGCCGACTccgtgctgccgccgccgccacccgtttCCGAGGACGCCGATGCCAACGATCCCGGAGAACTCCACGAAGAAGTGCCTCTCGATTCGACCTCCGACGACGACGCTGCGAAAGTGCTGAGGATGGAGTGGGCTTCCTGCTATCTACCGGACCACGACGAGGACGCGCACTTCGGGCACGGGGACGCCGGCGTCGTTGGCGTGGCGGACGGCGTAGGTGGGTACCGCGAACTCGGCGAGGACGCCGCCGCGTTCTCGCGCGGGCTCATGACGAGCGCCCTCATGCACGTCTTGGCGATCGACCCCGGCACGCCCGTCTGCCCATACACCCTGCTGGAGCGGGCGTACGACGAGACGGTTGCGTCCGCCGCGTCCGGGGCCTCCACGGCCGTCATCCTCTCGCTCGCCGGCGCGACGCTCAAGTGGGCGTACATCGGCGACAGCGCCTTCGCCGTGCTCAGGGGCGGCAACATCGTGCACCGTTCGCGGGAGCAGAAGACCTACTTCGACAACTGCCCGTTCCAGCTCAGTTCCCCCGGGCAGGGGGACAGCATCACCGAGGCAGACGTCGGGGAGATGCCCGTGAGGGACGGGGACGTCGTGGTTGCCGGGACGGATGGGTTGTTTGACAACGTTTTCGACGCGGAGCTGGAGCGGCTAGTGCGGATGGGCACCGCGCAGGGATACTCACCCAAGAACATGGCGGACGTCATCGCCGGCATCGCGTACGAGGTGTCGCGGAGCCCAACGAAAGACTCGCCCATCAGCACTGAGTACCAGAAGAAGGCTGCCGGGGTCGAGTTCCACGGCGGGAAGCCAGACGACATCACCGTTGTCGTCGCCTTCATTCGTGATCTGTCGTGA